In Hippoglossus stenolepis isolate QCI-W04-F060 chromosome 20, HSTE1.2, whole genome shotgun sequence, the following are encoded in one genomic region:
- the LOC118099513 gene encoding spermatogenesis-associated protein 45-like, whose protein sequence is MSGREEPALLQLNLRRETWCQVELNPRQSWERTERTHHRGHLRTSPVLLAALTAGPQRGGGSSERPPPVKLPERRHFEDSYKSHLV, encoded by the exons ATGTCGGGCCGTGAGGAGCcggctctgctgcagctcaacctGCGGAGGGAGACGTGGTGTCAGGTGGAGCTGAACCCCCGACAGTCCtgggagaggacggagaggacgcACCACCGCGGTCACCTGAGGACCAGCCCGGTGCTGCTCGCCGCTCTGACCGCAGGGCCGCAGCGCGGGGGGGGCAGCTCCGAGCGGCCGCCCCCGGTCAAGCTTCCGGAGAGAAGGCACTTTGAAGACAGCT aTAAATCACACCTGGTGTAA